The sequence CACCTGTCCTCAGAAGACCACAGGAAATCCCTACCCTCCTCAAAATAACCTTGGGCCTTGTCCCATCCCAGGGCGTGGCAGAAAGCATCCAGTGTCATCACAGGCTTGGAGGATGCCGAGGCTGGGAGGGGACAGTGAACTGGCTGGACCGATTGTGCTGAGGGTTATGTGATCTTGATAGCTGGAAGCGAGGGGCAGAGAAGAAGACAGCCTCTTAGAAAGACCAGAAACAGAAGGTTGTGGCGAAAGCATGGGGGCCTGCTGTCTACAGAGACCTTGGCTGTAGAGAAAACAGCAGGAGCTGACCGAGGACAGTGTTGCTATGTggggaatggagaaaaaaattgtaaatttaaGTTACTTACCAgacacggtgactcatgcctgtaatcccagcactttgggaggccaaggtgggcagatcccttgaggtcagagtttgcgaccagcctgcccaacatggggaaacctgtctctactaaaaatgtaaaattagccgggtgtggtggcgtgtgcctgtagttccagctaatcgggaggctgaggcaggagaatcgtttgaacctgggaggcagaggttgctgtgagccaagatggcgccactgcactccagcctgggcaacagagtgagatgctgtctcaaaaaaaaaaaaaaaaagtttaagttaCTTAGAGCTGATGGGAGATGGTAGGACCAGAGGGGTGGGCTTCTTGAAAATGTCTGAGAGCTGGAGGCAAGTAGGAAACTTGCACTTGGTGTAAGAACCAGAGAAAAGACCAAGAACAAGAAGTTCCGCAGAATGGAGCCTTCATGAGGAGAATCCGGGGGACCTTAGGTGTCTCCTCACATGTGGAGGCTGCACAAAACAGTTTTGCCCTAAAACCAAAGACCCAGCAAGGAAGAGCCAAGAAGGGAAGGTGATGTCTGGTAAGTGCTCGCCCACAGAGAACGCAGTAAGAAGCCCGGGTTCCAGTTTAAGGTGTGTTCCCCAGCAGTACCACACATGGTGAAGGGGTTCGGCACTCCCAGCCCAGAATGAGCCCCGTATTGCACTGGGAGAGATGTCCCAGAAGAGGCACAGCAGAGCCGGGAAGGGTGAAGGCACTGTCTAAAAGAGCCAGGCTGCCCTGGGGTGGAGGGTTGCAGGGGTGGGGGCTGAACAGGTCTACAAGCAAGAGACCAGAGGGAAGTCAGGAATAGGCCCTGCTGAGCACCCATGACAAGGTGCACACAAGGGCCACCAGCCCCGATGACCTGGGTGAATTTGGGGAGTTAACCTCTGTCATCCCCTCCTTTTCCTAGTGGCTTCTCTGGCCTGAGGAAAAGGCTTAGCTGTGAACTGAATGTCATTTTATATCGCTGTTAACTCTCCCAATCCTTTTAGCTCGAAACCTCTTAATCTAGCTGGGAAATGGAGGATATTGGCCCCCAGTGAAAGGAGAGAATAGGGGAGTGAAGACCCACCTCTTCATGCCCCTGATGCTAATGAGTTTGCAGGCGGGGCTAGGCCAGGAGAGTTGAGATGCTTGTTCTGACACACTCTCCTTTCTCCCCATTTTATTTCTAACTATTCTCCTATCCCTCAAGATTCCTAGACTGTAGGGATCCAGGGTGCAAATCTTCCAGATTCAGTTCTTTAGGGATATCCCCTGCCCTGTTTTTGGAAAGCTACCAAGCTGATACCACCATTATCTGTAAAATGCCCCAGGAGTAGCAGGTAGCTTCCAGCATGGCCAGATGGTATGGGTGTCAGAGGAGGAGAGTCTAGAGCCAGCACTTCTAGAATGATCCTCTGTCTACTCACCAAACCAAGTCCTGTAATTCTTCTGGGTGACCACAGATCACACAGGTATGGCAGTGCTGGAAGTCGTGATTTTCATTAGTGTTGCTCACTGATGCCAGTTTTTCCTCTCCCTTTGGCCACTGGGAAATCTGAACTCCTTGGCTCCCTCATGATGGGTGGGGCCACATGACAGTTCTCATCAATGAGCAGAAAGGATGTGACTTCCTGCCTGGAGCATTGAATTGCCAGTGTGGGACCCTCCAGAATTTGCTTCCTCCTACCTAGATGATGGTGGCCCCCTTGTTGAGTCAGAGTCCCCATAATCTGGGTCCCTGAATGATTCCAAAGTGCAGAACTCCTACCACCTTTGGACACGCAGCATGAGCAAGGAAAaaaccatttgtgtgtgtgtgtgtgtgtgtgtgtgtgtgtgtgtgtgtgctgttttgtttcttaagacagagtcttgctttgtcgcccaggctggaatgcagtggtatgatctcggctcactgcaaccgctctccctggttcaagtggttctcctgtctcagtcttccaagtagctgggactatagatgcatgccaacatgcccggctaatttttgtatttttagtagaaacggagtttcactgtgttggccaggctggtctcctgacctcaggtgatccacccgccttggcctcccaaagtgctgggattacaggggtgagccaccgtgcgcggcCTGGGACAAACCTTTCATGCacaagccaccagaagctgggattGCTTGTTACTGGAGCATAACCTGGTGTATCCTGAATGATAAGGTGATGTGAGGGGGAAAGAAACAAGGCATCCTCCTTTGATGTGTATATCAACAAAAAGTGATCATTAAACAAGAAGTGACATTAGGGGAAATTTCCCATATCATCATAAATTCTGGTTATTAGAGAACTATCCAGATGGAAGAGAAAAAGTATAAATGTGTGATCTGtgtaaaagaaatgcaaatgagaagCATTTGTGTGATGTGCTCCTCATATGTGCCTAATGACCACATGGCTAGAACAATTCTGCATGTTGTTGGGTACATTGCCTGTCACAGGTGGGGTTCCTCAAGAGGGAGGCTGTGAGATAGAGATCACTGTGCAAGAGGCTTATTAGGGAGTGTGGATTAGGCCTGTGGAAGGGAAGGAATGGGAGGAGGCAGACATGGACAGAGGGAGTAGTTCAACTCCATGAAGTTTCCATGGACACCTCAGCCAGCCCTGAGGGGACTCAGTCCTGAATGGAAGGCGGGGGGCACTGGAGGGTAGTGGAGGACCCTTCAGAGCTGTCCCAAGTTGTGGCCAGAGGGCTGGGTCTTTCTGCCCCTGTGTTGATCAGTCGTCGGATGTGGTGCCCCAGGCAGGAGGTGCGGCTTTGGGCAAGGTGGTCTCTTCCACTGAGGCAAGCCCCAAAGAAGATTAAGGTGTTCAGATCTGGGGCTGGGGGAAGCTCTCTTGATGAAAGCAGAAAACTCAAGAAGGCAGCCTTCAGCAGCAGCTGGATATTAAACAAGGGGTATCCACCCTCCCGAGGAGTAAACTTTCTCTCAGGAGAAGCAAAAATAACAGAATGATGATTTATCGTGGGGACTCCGCTGTATCATTGGCAACTCAAGCTGTCCCCATGAAGCTTTATGAATGGGCTGGAATCTGGGGGTGCCATGTGCACACGTTCACAGGCTAAAATGGCACACTTCTTTTCCTGTCATAGAAGAACTCCTGAGTAATCCTTAGTAAATTACATACTTGGAAGCATTTCACTACTGAGATTATGCAAATCAAACTGACTAGAAAATTCAGACCTCACAGCTGAGCTTGTCAAGACCTGACTTCCTTTACCCAGTGGGTGACTCCAACTGAACAAGATCAAAGCAAGCTCTGTCCTCACTTTCTGGGACTAACCAGTCcatcagtcacacacacacacacacacacacacacacacacacacacacacacacacagagagaacctAGAGCACATATGCAGGTTCCACTGGCAATTCTGAAAGTCAATAGATGTTGATATTTTAATCATCCCTAAAAGGTAGCCATTAGGGCCCATATATAGAAAGTTCCATTAAGTGCCTGAATGTCTCATTTAATGCTGTCAGGTTCTTCGGGGTTTGTAGCTACACAAAATCTGACAGTGACTAGGGTAGGTCAACAAAAGGGTGGACCTTGAGCAGTGAGCTCCTAATTCTCCTAGGAAAAGAAGTTTCCAGTGATGAACAATACCATTCAGGGAGACAGAAATCCTGGATTTAGTCTCAGCTTTGTCTCGTGAGGCTGTGTGATTGTAGGCAAGatgctcaacctctctgagccataGTATCCATCTTGGAAAAAAGCAGGGAGAGTGATTACGTGTATGTGGTACAAAGAATACATAATGTGCCTCCAGAGTTATAAAtgatatgattatattaaaattgaTCAAGCTTAGCAAAATTATTgacttttcttctgctagttACCACAGGGTTAAAAAATCATGACGCTTATAACCTACAAAGATCAATACTCCACCCTTTCCCCTCTTGGGGGCTGGTACCTGCTACAGATATCTCAGGACCTCAAAGAGCCAGAGGGGCAGCTGAAGCTGCAGGGCAATGACCCAGCCTCTCCTTCAGCCGTATTGCTGGGAAAATAAGCATCCCATTTATTTGATATAATAGACATCTCAAGATAAAAGAAGGCAACCTACATTTGAGGGTTTCATTCCACTAGAacacagcagttctcaaactggAAATGCATCAGAATGCCTTGAAGGGCATGTGAGAACACGGATTGCTAGGCCTTATCCCTATAGAGTTTCCGATTCTATAGGTCCTGGGTGGAGCCCAAGTTTTGTGTCtccaagttcccaggtgatgctgatgttgttGGTCCAGGGACCAAGCTTTGAGAACTATAGCTCTAGACCAATCTCAAATATGCTTGCAAAATGAAGACGAGATGAAGCAAGGGAAAGTAGCTTTCAAAGTctcttaaaaatgcttttaaaataatttttaatattaagtcTCTTTAAGGACTTTTTACTTACTCTTCTGAAAACCTGGAAGAATTTGAAACTACTACATAGCAGATACTGTAacatggaaaccaaaagtgaagAAAATCTTGTGATCATTAACTTTATCCCCCAAGagtttatctttttgaaaaatctaAACGCCAAAACAGTATCTCAGGTTTTAAAACCAGCTTTTGGAATGTGCTTATCTGCTAAAGTTCATGCATTTGAAAAGAAATCTACATGCCTTTTAAAGTGAGTCATTTTCGTGAAAGCCATCCAGCTCAGAGGAACTATTGATTTTACCATTTTGATGCTTGCCTGGGTGTTTTGCAGAGCTTGGAACAGTGAGCAAAAAGTTGAATCATATAAAACGGTTTGCCACCGTGACAGGTGGGGGGTGGATGGGAACTGGGGGCCAGTGTGGTGAGATGCAAGACAATCGCCATCAGGGCAAATAATACGGTTTCCATCTATCTCTCACAGACGGGTAAAGGAGACAGAAGTAGTAGCCCTTCTCTAACTTTTCCGAGATTCCCTCGCTCAGGTTTTAGGGTAATGTCTTGCAATTCTTGGATTCCCTTTCCcaaatcaaataaagaaaaagctaCATACACATCTCTGGAGGAAAATGTCTGTATTAAAAGCCAAAAAACCACGTAAGTACAAGAAGAAACGCCCACCAGGCCACGTCACTGGATAGATCAACTTGGAAAAGGTTCATAAAGTTCATTTTCAGCGGTAACAATATATTGGCGTTAAATCCTTCCCATGCCCTCCCcccaattttaaataaattaaaaaacaacaaatttcAAATACAACTATGTTCAGATACAAAGAGCTTCTCTTACTACAGCAATAGcaatttaatgtttttgttttgtatttttttttactaaaactttcatttaaaacagttattaaatatataaaacaaatacacaGGATTTGGTCATTTTCTGCCATGAATATAGGGCACGTGGGTGCGGGGAGGGAGTTGGGCAGGGGGATGCAATAGAGGGGAAAGGGCCCCATTTCCCTCCTCTCCGTCTTCGGAGCTGCGATCCCACCCTCAGTCCAAGGGCTTAAACATCTGCTTTTCGGAACTGGAAGCGCAGCACAAACCTTGCTTTTCAAAGGCGCTGGGGCCTCTCGGCGGCCCCATCTCGGGAAGATGAACTAACGATAACTACAGCACGAAGCACACCGGCCGAGTCTCCGGCGGGAAAGGCACCCGCGCGCGCGGACACAGGACGGACACAGGGAGGAGCGGAGCGGGTCACTTGGTCGCCACCCCGGAGGTGacggccgcggcggcggcggcagcggcggcggcggcggcggccgcggtgGTCCCTGCGGGCACTGCGGCGGGGGTGGCTGCGGTGGCGCTGGCGGTGGTCCGACGCTGCTCCATACCGTTGGGCAGGAAGCCGGCGATGATGGGCACCGGCCAGATGAGGGCGGCCACGCTCCACACCACGATGACCAGGGTCATGAAGCAGGCCACCAGCGTGGACTCAATGGGCTTACGGTTCAGCCGCCAGCCCGGCTCGCCCTGCAGCTCCTCCAGGCTGAAGTCTAGGCAGCAGAAATGCAGCGGCTCTCCCTGCAGCCACAGAGGCCCGGGCGGCTCCGCCGCGGGGTAGGCTGGCAGCGCGGTGGGCGCCCCGGCGGTGGTGGCGGCGCTGGGGGCGGCGGCGGGCCGGAGGCGGCCGGGGCGGCGACCGCGCACCCAGCCGCAGCCCACGCAGAGGCGCAGGTCCTGCTGCGCGCCGCCAGCCGCCAGCCCCAGGTGCTCGATGAGCAGCGGCGGCCCGACGCGGTGGAAGGCGGCGGCGAAGAAAGCGCGGCCGTGCGCGTTGGTGGAGAAGAGCAGCAGGTCGCAC is a genomic window of Macaca mulatta isolate MMU2019108-1 chromosome 2, T2T-MMU8v2.0, whole genome shotgun sequence containing:
- the TMEM158 gene encoding transmembrane protein 158; protein product: MLPLLAALLAAACPLPPARGGAADAPGLLGMPSNASVNASSAEEPITPRLLASAAPGPPERPGPEDAAAAAPCNISVQRQMLSSLLVRWGRPRGFQCDLLLFSTNAHGRAFFAAAFHRVGPPLLIEHLGLAAGGAQQDLRLCVGCGWVRGRRPGRLRPAAAPSAATTAGAPTALPAYPAAEPPGPLWLQGEPLHFCCLDFSLEELQGEPGWRLNRKPIESTLVACFMTLVIVVWSVAALIWPVPIIAGFLPNGMEQRRTTASATAATPAAVPAGTTAAAAAAAAAAAAAAVTSGVATK